The proteins below come from a single Deltaproteobacteria bacterium genomic window:
- a CDS encoding acyltransferase, producing MTHLFRRILDLLAKLLPVNGWRIACQRAKGVRIGQQVYLASDVNIDLLHPELIEIHDHARIGIGVIILAHNRPGDRLLPLLGEQRAPVVIGRDAALYAGAIVLPGVTIGEGAVVGAGAVVETDVPPFSYACGVPAQVVRRFEVS from the coding sequence ATGACGCATCTGTTCCGCCGCATTTTGGACCTGTTGGCCAAGCTCTTGCCCGTCAACGGCTGGCGCATTGCCTGCCAGCGCGCCAAGGGGGTGCGCATCGGTCAACAGGTCTACCTGGCCTCGGATGTGAACATCGATCTTCTTCATCCGGAGCTGATCGAGATCCACGATCACGCCCGCATCGGCATCGGCGTAATCATTCTGGCGCACAACCGCCCCGGCGACCGCCTGCTGCCGCTGCTCGGGGAGCAGCGCGCGCCGGTGGTGATCGGTCGTGACGCCGCGCTCTATGCCGGAGCGATCGTGCTGCCCGGGGTCACTATTGGTGAAGGCGCGGTGGTGGGAGCGGGCGCGGTAGTTGAAACCGACGTGCCGCCCTTCAGCTACGCTTGTGGCGTACCGGCACAAGTGGTGCGCCGGTTCGAGGTCAGCTGA
- a CDS encoding SDR family NAD(P)-dependent oxidoreductase, with translation MTWRTAIVTGAASGIGRCFAETLAGQGAAVGLVDVAATALTAMAETLRGRGFAAESRVADVSAADQVEAAVHELVGKLGGLDLLVNCAAILGPGRLAQQPADEFERTIRIDLFGTANVLRAALPALRQSRGAAVCIASTAAVHGWPNMAAYSSAKFGVAGFCDAVRPELARDGVLLTCVFPLLIDTPLLQGADRAPILRQGKPIPPAAVVAKTLAGVRKRRARVFVPETVRLVAAIHGLAPSLLDWYGRRFGM, from the coding sequence ATGACATGGCGAACGGCAATCGTAACCGGAGCTGCCAGCGGCATTGGCCGCTGCTTTGCGGAAACGCTGGCAGGGCAGGGCGCGGCAGTCGGACTTGTGGACGTGGCGGCTACGGCTTTGACGGCCATGGCCGAGACGCTGCGCGGCCGTGGTTTCGCAGCCGAGTCTCGTGTTGCCGATGTGAGTGCGGCCGACCAGGTCGAGGCGGCGGTGCACGAGTTGGTCGGCAAACTCGGCGGCCTCGACCTGTTGGTGAACTGCGCGGCGATCCTCGGGCCTGGGCGCTTGGCGCAGCAACCGGCGGACGAGTTCGAGCGCACGATCCGTATCGACTTGTTCGGCACCGCAAACGTCCTGCGCGCCGCCTTGCCGGCGTTGCGCCAGAGCCGCGGTGCGGCGGTGTGCATCGCTTCGACCGCGGCCGTGCACGGCTGGCCGAACATGGCGGCGTACTCCTCGGCCAAGTTCGGCGTCGCCGGCTTCTGCGACGCGGTGCGGCCGGAACTCGCGCGGGACGGCGTGCTGCTCACCTGCGTGTTTCCGCTGCTGATCGACACGCCCTTGCTGCAAGGCGCCGACCGGGCACCGATCCTGCGGCAAGGCAAACCGATCCCGCCGGCGGCCGTGGTGGCGAAGACGCTGGCCGGGGTGCGCAAGCGGCGCGCGCGCGTCTTCGTGCCCGAGACCGTACGGCTCGTCGCCGCGATCCACGGCCTGGCGCCGTCGTTACTGGATTGGTACGGCCGCCGCTTCGGGATGTAG
- a CDS encoding PAS domain S-box protein, translating to MQPIAARTPASAGPLRPLRLLLIEDCADDAELIVHELSQGGYQPVCTRVETAEEMERALAQEAWDLVISDHQMPHFSAPAALAVLHASGQDLPFVIVSGTIDEAIAVAAMKAGAHDCISKDRLGRLVPAVTRELADVEARRERQRAQQELQASEERYRTLVENANDVVYTHDLAGIFTSMNAAGERLTGYTRDEVLRINMAQLIAPEHVERAILTTRRQLAGDMPPAYELDIVTKDGRRVTLEVNARLMYQGGVPIAVQGIARDISARRRAEQKTAALLEVAEAISGTLEVEELIARVQQRTAEILPCDRVCTYCLDEVTGVVRLIAHHGVPAELVGDAQALEFPRAALHWADRTVVMNDMAAQPWLAPEIYTHFCIAAMVAVPLQLHGRYLGNLVAIRNAAGRPFDSGQVALGEGIARQLAVALGATELYRGQRDQAEVATALAQVGRELIAVVDTSELLERLCRLTAEALGCDASHVFLRQEGEAVLAGASSYGYSPEGAEMLRALTVPVEVVAELLARLEADDVRQASTAAEADSVIGGLQREYGITTALYAALRRGVDLIGTLVACYHGRTRPFTAQQQRIIRGIGQLASLALENARLVEQLEHANRVKSDFVATMSHELRTPLNIIIGYNDLLLEGIFGPLNSDQEDSLRRMLKSESELLELISTTLDLSRLEAGRLPVECQPLDLNALLAELRADAPAVWAKPGVRMQWQVAGELPPLRSDAVKLKAVLKNVIANAVKFTDDGSVTVRVCPRDGGVEIAVSDTGVGIGAEALPIIFEPFRQADSSATRRFGGVGLGLYIVRRLLDMLHGSIGVESELGRGSTFRVAIPADVAPAPAPAPAEVADAA from the coding sequence TTGCAGCCCATTGCGGCCCGTACGCCGGCCAGCGCTGGCCCGCTGCGGCCGTTGCGCCTGCTGCTGATCGAAGACTGCGCCGACGATGCCGAGTTGATCGTTCACGAGCTGAGCCAGGGGGGCTACCAGCCGGTGTGTACGCGTGTGGAGACCGCGGAAGAGATGGAGCGAGCGCTGGCACAAGAGGCCTGGGACCTGGTCATCAGCGACCATCAGATGCCGCACTTCAGCGCACCCGCCGCGCTGGCGGTGCTGCACGCCAGCGGCCAGGATCTGCCCTTTGTGATCGTCTCCGGCACCATCGACGAGGCGATCGCCGTGGCCGCGATGAAAGCCGGCGCCCACGACTGCATCAGCAAGGATCGGCTCGGGCGTTTGGTGCCGGCGGTCACACGTGAGCTAGCCGACGTCGAAGCTCGGCGCGAGCGGCAACGCGCACAGCAGGAGCTGCAAGCCAGCGAGGAGCGCTACCGCACCTTGGTCGAGAACGCCAACGATGTGGTTTATACCCACGATCTTGCCGGCATTTTCACCTCGATGAACGCCGCCGGAGAACGGTTGACGGGCTACACCCGCGACGAGGTGTTGCGCATCAACATGGCACAGCTCATTGCCCCCGAGCATGTGGAACGAGCGATTCTCACCACGCGGCGACAGCTCGCAGGTGATATGCCGCCGGCGTACGAGTTGGACATTGTCACGAAGGATGGCCGGCGCGTCACCCTCGAAGTCAACGCCCGCCTGATGTACCAAGGCGGCGTGCCAATCGCGGTGCAGGGGATCGCCCGTGACATCAGTGCGCGCCGGCGTGCGGAGCAGAAGACGGCGGCTTTGTTGGAGGTCGCGGAAGCGATCAGCGGCACGCTGGAAGTCGAGGAGCTGATTGCGCGCGTGCAACAACGCACGGCCGAGATCCTGCCGTGTGATCGCGTCTGCACCTACTGCCTCGACGAAGTCACCGGCGTGGTTCGGCTGATCGCCCACCACGGCGTTCCCGCCGAGTTGGTGGGCGACGCCCAAGCCCTGGAGTTCCCCCGCGCCGCCCTGCACTGGGCGGATCGTACGGTGGTGATGAACGACATGGCGGCCCAGCCCTGGCTGGCACCGGAGATCTACACCCACTTCTGCATCGCCGCGATGGTGGCGGTGCCGCTGCAACTGCACGGGCGCTACCTCGGCAACCTCGTGGCCATAAGGAATGCGGCGGGACGGCCCTTTGATTCCGGCCAAGTCGCGTTGGGCGAGGGTATCGCCCGCCAACTGGCGGTGGCGCTCGGGGCCACCGAGCTCTACCGCGGACAACGCGATCAGGCCGAGGTGGCCACGGCGCTGGCGCAGGTGGGGCGCGAACTCATTGCCGTTGTCGATACCTCGGAACTGCTCGAACGCTTGTGCCGCCTGACCGCCGAAGCGCTCGGCTGCGATGCTAGCCACGTCTTCTTACGCCAAGAGGGTGAAGCGGTGCTCGCCGGTGCCTCCAGCTACGGCTACTCCCCCGAGGGCGCCGAGATGCTGCGCGCCCTGACGGTGCCGGTGGAGGTGGTGGCGGAGCTGCTGGCGCGGCTGGAGGCTGACGACGTTAGGCAAGCCAGCACCGCAGCGGAAGCTGATTCTGTCATCGGCGGTTTGCAGCGCGAGTACGGCATCACCACGGCGCTCTATGCCGCGCTGCGGCGCGGAGTGGACCTGATCGGGACTTTGGTTGCTTGTTACCACGGCCGCACCCGCCCGTTCACCGCGCAGCAGCAGCGTATCATCCGCGGCATCGGCCAACTGGCGTCGCTGGCGCTGGAGAACGCCCGCCTGGTCGAGCAGCTCGAACACGCCAACCGCGTGAAATCCGACTTTGTCGCCACCATGTCGCACGAACTGCGCACGCCGCTGAATATCATAATCGGTTACAACGACCTGCTGTTGGAAGGCATCTTTGGGCCGCTCAACTCCGATCAGGAAGACAGTTTGCGGCGCATGCTCAAGAGCGAATCGGAACTGCTGGAACTGATCAGCACCACCCTCGACCTCAGCCGCTTGGAAGCAGGCCGACTGCCGGTGGAGTGCCAGCCGCTCGATCTAAACGCGCTCCTAGCAGAGCTGCGCGCCGATGCTCCGGCGGTATGGGCCAAGCCGGGCGTCCGCATGCAGTGGCAGGTGGCGGGCGAGCTACCGCCGTTGCGCAGCGATGCCGTGAAACTCAAAGCTGTGCTGAAGAACGTGATCGCCAACGCCGTCAAGTTCACCGATGACGGCAGCGTCACAGTGCGTGTGTGCCCGCGCGACGGCGGGGTCGAGATTGCCGTAAGCGACACCGGGGTCGGCATCGGGGCCGAAGCGCTGCCGATAATCTTCGAGCCCTTTCGCCAAGCCGACAGTTCCGCCACCCGCCGCTTCGGCGGCGTGGGTCTGGGCCTGTATATCGTGCGCCGTCTGCTCGACATGCTCCACGGCAGCATCGGCGTCGAGAGCGAACTCGGGCGCGGCTCTACCTTTCGAGTTGCCATTCCTGCCGACGTTGCCCCTGCTCCAGCCCCGGCGCCGGCGGAGGTTGCCGACGCCGCCTGA